The proteins below are encoded in one region of Peribacillus muralis:
- a CDS encoding metal-dependent hydrolase yields MDTGTHFVMGIALGGLATLDPVIAQEPITASAVIAGTILGSQAPDIDTVLKLRNNAVYIRNHRGITHSIPAVLLWPLIISGALFAIIPEANYLHLWLWTFLAVFLHVFVDIFNAYGTQALRPISSKWVALGVINTFDPFIFGIHVAGLILWGYGFPPGYLFLVIYGILVIYYVSRFREQAFIKRAVKQQIPGARKILLSPTMRFHRWKIAVITEKNYYVARADNGYVTILDTFDRVPLPESEILEAAKKDINLAAFLSFSPVYRFEIEQIKEYYEVRFIDLRYRSNGYYPFVAVVHLDSDLNILNSYTGWIFSEAKLQKKLNIIL; encoded by the coding sequence TTGGATACAGGTACTCACTTTGTCATGGGAATTGCTCTTGGAGGTCTTGCCACATTAGATCCTGTCATTGCACAGGAGCCAATCACTGCAAGTGCAGTCATAGCAGGTACGATATTGGGATCGCAAGCACCGGATATCGATACCGTTTTAAAATTAAGAAATAACGCTGTATATATACGTAATCACCGTGGAATCACGCATTCCATTCCCGCTGTTTTACTTTGGCCATTGATTATCAGCGGTGCGCTTTTCGCCATTATACCTGAAGCCAATTACCTTCACCTTTGGCTTTGGACCTTTTTAGCCGTATTCCTTCATGTATTCGTGGACATATTCAATGCATATGGGACACAGGCCCTTAGGCCGATTTCGTCAAAATGGGTAGCTTTGGGAGTCATCAATACATTCGATCCATTCATTTTCGGAATCCACGTTGCAGGTCTGATACTGTGGGGCTATGGATTTCCCCCAGGCTATTTATTCCTCGTCATTTACGGGATACTCGTCATCTATTATGTCTCTCGATTCAGGGAACAGGCTTTTATTAAAAGGGCCGTTAAGCAGCAAATCCCTGGAGCGAGAAAAATCCTTTTATCACCGACGATGCGTTTTCACCGTTGGAAAATTGCAGTGATTACCGAAAAGAATTATTATGTGGCAAGAGCCGATAATGGATATGTGACCATACTGGATACATTCGATCGGGTGCCATTGCCTGAAAGTGAAATTCTTGAGGCCGCTAAAAAAGATATCAACCTTGCAGCCTTTCTGTCCTTTTCTCCGGTTTACCGCTTTGAAATCGAACAGATAAAAGAATATTATGAAGTTCGTTTCATTGATCTAAGGTACCGAAGCAATGGATATTACCCGTTTGTGGCAGTCGTTCATCTAGACAGCGATTTGAATATCTTGAATTCGTATACCGGTTGGATCTTTAGCGAAGCAAAGCTGCAAAAGAAATTGAATATCATTTTATAG
- the mutY gene encoding A/G-specific adenine glycosylase produces MKEIMIPTIEKINIEGFQRDLVSWFQQEQRELPWRKNKDPYRVWVSEIMLQQTRVDTVIPYFNRFMEWFPTLEDFADADEEKILKAWEGLGYYSRVRNLQSAVQEVRASYNGIVPENPEEISKLKGVGPYTAGAILSIAYGKPEPAVDGNVMRVLSRILMIYEDIAKPKTRKTFEAAVRKLIDHDHTSSFNQALMELGALICTPGKPACLLCPVQSHCLAFESGVQSELPVKIQKKKSRDVPIVAAILTNANGEFLIHKRQSAGLLANLWEYPNFENHAPLQPKREFYKDRFQEIYGVTPEITEPLVRIEHVFSHLVWKVDAYIGEIKEMIDENILRENQLKWVSEAEMAEFAFPVSHQKMMKAYKEKIE; encoded by the coding sequence TTGAAAGAAATAATGATCCCGACAATAGAAAAAATAAATATAGAAGGTTTTCAACGAGATTTAGTTTCCTGGTTCCAGCAAGAACAGCGGGAATTGCCATGGAGGAAAAATAAGGATCCATACCGCGTATGGGTTTCGGAAATCATGCTTCAGCAAACGAGGGTGGATACGGTGATTCCTTATTTCAACCGGTTTATGGAGTGGTTCCCCACACTAGAGGATTTTGCCGATGCCGATGAAGAGAAGATATTGAAGGCGTGGGAAGGGCTTGGATATTATTCGCGTGTAAGGAATCTGCAAAGTGCCGTCCAGGAAGTGAGGGCCTCTTATAATGGAATCGTGCCGGAGAATCCAGAGGAGATATCCAAACTGAAAGGCGTCGGCCCGTATACGGCCGGGGCGATTCTGAGCATTGCTTATGGTAAGCCGGAACCGGCTGTCGATGGTAACGTCATGCGCGTTTTATCCCGTATCCTAATGATATATGAAGACATCGCAAAGCCGAAGACGAGAAAAACATTTGAAGCGGCCGTCAGAAAGCTGATTGATCATGATCATACCTCTTCGTTTAATCAAGCCTTGATGGAGCTTGGCGCATTAATCTGCACGCCTGGCAAGCCTGCATGCCTGCTCTGCCCCGTTCAAAGTCATTGCCTTGCATTCGAATCTGGTGTCCAGTCAGAACTGCCGGTAAAGATCCAAAAGAAAAAATCGCGCGATGTCCCCATTGTGGCAGCCATCTTAACGAATGCAAATGGTGAATTTCTCATACACAAACGACAATCAGCTGGGCTACTCGCAAATCTTTGGGAGTATCCTAACTTCGAGAACCATGCACCCCTTCAGCCCAAGCGGGAGTTTTACAAGGATCGTTTTCAAGAGATATATGGGGTCACACCGGAAATTACGGAACCACTTGTTCGAATAGAACATGTTTTTTCACATCTTGTTTGGAAAGTGGATGCGTATATCGGAGAAATCAAGGAAATGATCGATGAAAACATCTTAAGGGAAAACCAGCTCAAATGGGTGAGTGAGGCTGAGATGGCTGA